A stretch of the Danio rerio strain Tuebingen ecotype United States chromosome 18, GRCz12tu, whole genome shotgun sequence genome encodes the following:
- the zgc:153031 gene encoding zgc:153031 (The RefSeq protein has 1 substitution compared to this genomic sequence), with amino-acid sequence MMNIEGEEMRKPIRLIAAACRDMGIGKDGQIPWCLPKEFQFLLDTITAVSAPGKKNLIVWGRICWFSCPETVFPLANCINLVLSRKMISVPPHAHYLCKDFDSIIRLVSEPPLCHTVEVIWILGGTEVYKESLEHPWCDLIYLTDIMANFECDVFFPEFDPNIFRKQKSFPGVPDEIIEENGIKFQFQVFKKIKN; translated from the exons ATGATGAACATCGAGGGGGAGGAGATGCGCAAGCCAATCCGGCTCATCGCAGCTGCCTGCAGGGATATGGGCATCGGGAAGGACGGACAGATTCCCTGGTGTCTTCC AAAAGAATTTCAGTTCTTACTGGATACAATAACAGCCGTGTCGGCACCCG GGAAGAAGAATCTGATTGTCTGGGGCCGAATCTGCTGGTTCTCCTGTCCTGAGACGGTTTTTCCTTTGGCAAATTGCATAAATTTGGTATTGAGCAGAAAAATGAT TTCAGTGCCTCCGCATGCCCACTATCTGTGTAAGGACTTTGACTCAATAATTCGCCTGGTTTCTGAACCTCCTTTATGTCACACTGTGGAGGTCATCTGGATCTTAGGAGGCACTGAAGTCTATAAG GAAAGTCTAGAGCATCCCTGGTGTGATCTCATCTATCTGACCAACATCATGGCCAACTTTGAATGTGACGTCTTTTTCCCAGAGTTTGACCCCAACATTTTCAGGAAACAAAAAAG CTTTCCCGGAGTACCCGATGAAATTATTGAGGAAAATGGGATTAAGTTTCAATTTCAAGTCTTCAAGAAGATTAAAAACTGA
- the mterf2 gene encoding transcription termination factor 2, mitochondrial isoform X1, whose translation MLRLVTTSICLYCQRAQVTPLLLQRTCSSVTQEENPLVIDALYDLSVDISKVRKLKGWVLRQKPVYVNETVTLLRDIGANETVIARVLELHPEAILCKPEQMELQKQLWMSVCANNKDLVGIVEKFPASFFTSSSNHDNQKANIEYFQTLHLNKRIISKLMASAPQSFSRPMKQNQEMIQTLQKTFLDLGGNEDNMKVWLQKLLTQNPYVLLKPSDALCDNLTFLHNRGFTSGELLHLLSKLRGFVTELNPESMRLTLSYSQEMFRCTEDELRRIVLQCPALLYYSVPILADRFKGLLSAGVSVEQITETPTVLELTTQIVQFRILKLRSYGYDVCSGSLDVLNGTKKDFEMSYGKLRLRRERPIFNPVAPLRTED comes from the coding sequence ATGCTGCGATTAGTCACGACATCAATCTGTCTGTACTGCCAACGGGCTCAAGTAACACCTCTACTTCTCCAGAGGACGTGCTCCTCAGTTACTCAAGAAGAAAACCCGTTGGTCATAGACGCCTTGTACGACTTGTCTGTAGACATCAGTAAAGTCCGAAAGCTGAAAGGTTGGGTTTTGCGACAGAAACCCGTTTATGTAAATGAAACTGTCACACTACTGAGGGACATTGGTGCAAACGAGACTGTAATCGCCCGTGTTTTGGAGCTCCATCCTGAAGCCATTCTCTGCAAACCCGAGCAAATGGAGTTGCAGAAGCAGCTCTGGATGTCAGTGTGCGCCAACAATAAAGATCTAGTGGGAATCGTCGAAAAATTCCCAGCCTCGTTTTTCACCTCTTCCTCAAATCACGATAACCAGAAAGCCAACATTGAGTATTTCCAGACTCTGCATCTCAACAAGCGCATTATCAGCAAACTCATGGCCAGCGCTCCTCAGAGCTTCAGCCGACCCATGAAGCAGAACCAGGAGATGATCCAGACTCTTCAGAAGACCTTTTTGGACTTGGGTGGAAACGAGGACAATATGAAGGTCTGGTTGCAGAAGCTCCTCACTCAAAATCCCTATGTGCTTCTAAAGCCCTCGGATGCCTTGTGTGATAACTTGACGTTCCTACATAACAGAGGCTTCACAAGCGGTGAACTTCTCCATCTGCTTTCCAAACTGCGGGGATTTGTTACTGAGCTAAATCCTGAAAGCATGAGGCTTACGCTCAGCTACTCTCAGGAGATGTTCAGATGCACTGAAGATGAGCTTAGGCGGATTGTTCTTCAGTGTCCAGCCTTGTTGTACTACTCCGTACCTATATTAGCTGATCGCTTCAAAGGGCTTCTCAGCGCTGGAGTGAGTGTGGAGCAGATCACAGAGACTCCTACAGTGCTGGAGCTGACAACGCAGATAGTCCAGTTTCGCATTCTGAAACTGCGCTCTTATGGCTATGATGTATGTTCAGGGAGCCTGGACGTGCTCAATGGCACCAAGAAGGACTTTGAGATGAGCTACGGGAAGCTGCGTCTTAGGCGAGAAAGGCCAATTTTTAATCCAGTAGCTCCCCTTCGAACTGAAGATTAA
- the mterf2 gene encoding transcription termination factor 2, mitochondrial (The RefSeq protein has 2 substitutions compared to this genomic sequence) → MLRLVTTSICLYCQRAQVTPLLLQRTCSSVTQEENPLVIDALYDLSVDISKVRKLKGWVLRQKPVYVNETVTLLRDIGANETVIARVLELHPEAILCKPEQMELQKQLWMSVCANNKDLVGIVEKFPASFFTSSSNHDNQKANIEYFQTLHLNKRIISKLMASAPQSFSRPVKQNQEMIQTLQKTFLDLGGNEDNMKVWLQKLLTQYPYVLLKPSDALCDNLTFLHNRGFTSGELLHLLSKLRGFVTELNPESMRLTLSYSQEMFRCTEDELRRIVLQCPALLYYSVPILADRFKGLLSAGVSVEQITETPTVLELTTQIVQFRILKLRSYGYDVCSGSLDVLNGTKKDFEMSYGKLRLRRERPIFNPVAPLRTED, encoded by the coding sequence ATGCTGCGATTAGTCACGACATCAATCTGTCTGTACTGCCAACGGGCTCAAGTAACACCTCTACTTCTCCAGAGGACGTGCTCCTCAGTTACTCAAGAAGAAAACCCGTTGGTCATAGACGCCTTGTACGACTTGTCTGTAGACATCAGTAAAGTCCGAAAGCTGAAAGGTTGGGTTTTGCGACAGAAACCCGTTTATGTAAATGAAACTGTCACACTACTGAGGGACATTGGTGCAAACGAGACTGTAATCGCCCGTGTTTTGGAGCTCCATCCTGAAGCCATTCTCTGCAAACCCGAGCAAATGGAGTTGCAGAAGCAGCTCTGGATGTCAGTGTGCGCCAACAATAAAGATCTAGTGGGAATCGTCGAAAAATTCCCAGCCTCGTTTTTCACCTCTTCCTCAAATCACGATAACCAGAAAGCCAACATTGAGTATTTCCAGACTCTGCATCTCAACAAGCGCATTATCAGCAAACTCATGGCCAGCGCTCCTCAGAGCTTCAGCCGACCCATGAAGCAGAACCAGGAGATGATCCAGACTCTTCAGAAGACCTTTTTGGACTTGGGTGGAAACGAGGACAATATGAAGGTCTGGTTGCAGAAGCTCCTCACTCAAAATCCCTATGTGCTTCTAAAGCCCTCGGATGCCTTGTGTGATAACTTGACGTTCCTACATAACAGAGGCTTCACAAGCGGTGAACTTCTCCATCTGCTTTCCAAACTGCGGGGATTTGTTACTGAGCTAAATCCTGAAAGCATGAGGCTTACGCTCAGCTACTCTCAGGAGATGTTCAGATGCACTGAAGATGAGCTTAGGCGGATTGTTCTTCAGTGTCCAGCCTTGTTGTACTACTCCGTACCTATATTAGCTGATCGCTTCAAAGGGCTTCTCAGCGCTGGAGTGAGTGTGGAGCAGATCACAGAGACTCCTACAGTGCTGGAGCTGACAACGCAGATAGTCCAGTTTCGCATTCTGAAACTGCGCTCTTATGGCTATGATGTATGTTCAGGGAGCCTGGACGTGCTCAATGGCACCAAGAAGGACTTTGAGATGAGCTACGGGAAGCTGCGTCTTAGGCGAGAAAGGCCAATTTTTAATCCAGTAGCTCCCCTTCGAACTGAAGATTAA